From the Armatimonadota bacterium genome, the window CAAGGAGTGGGGAGTGGGCTTGAAGCCACTGTTCAACTGCGGCGCGTAGCGGTCCACCACTCGGCGCACACTGCGGTCGGTCAGGCGCGTCCCGCGTCCGTTCAGAAACAGCCAGCCCTCGTCCCTTACTTGTGCTCTTGCCAGCAATTGCGGGCGGGCGTGGTTCAGGTACTCGCTTAGCGCCTCTTGCGCCGCTCGCCCGAACAGCACGATTCGCGCCTTGTTGCCCTTGCCGAGCACCTGGATAGCGTTCTGGCTCCAGTCGATATCCTGCAGGCGCAGGCTGGTCAGTTCGCCCACGCGCATGCCGGTGGCGTAGAGCAGTTCTAAAATCGCGCGGTCACGAACCGAGAGCGGATCGTCGCCAGCCGGGGTGGTAAGGAGATGGTCAACCTCCTGCGGAGTCAGTACCTTCGGTAACTGCTGCTCGTGGCGAGGAGCGTGCACCGCCTGTGCGGGATTGCTCGACACGATGCCCCGATACTGCAGGTACTTGAAGAACGCCCGTAACGCCGCGATTTTGCGCTCGATGCTGCGCGCCGACATCGCCAGTCGGTGCAGCTCCGCCAGAAACGCTCGCACGGTAGCAGGTTGCACATCCTGCCAGCGTGTGTGGGGGTATTCTCGCTCCAGAAACTCTGCGAACTGCACGATATCACGGGAATAGCCGCGTAGAGTGTTCTCGGAGGCACGTCGGCGGTGCCGCAGGTCAGCGGCAAAGGCGTCAATCCATGTGTAGAGGTTATCGGCAGACTCCATCGAGAAACTCCCTCAGCGACCGTTGCGCCCGTTCCACCTTTGCAGCGATGCGTGCCTGGCGGTCACGCACGGGCGGTTCTGGCTCCGGTAGCAAGCCGAAATTCGCGTTCATCGGCTGGAAGTCCTTGCCAGCGTAGTGGCTAATATAGTCCAGCAGTGCACCCATCATGGTGTCTGGCGGTAAAACCACTAGCGGCATCCCCTGTACCACCCGCGCAGCGTTCATCCCGGCAACGATGCCGCACATCGCGCTCTCGATGTAGCCTTCCACACCGGTAATTTGCCCTGCGAAAAAGATGCCCGCGTCTGAGCGTAGCTGCAGGGTCGGCTCCAACAGGGTAGGGGAGTGAATGTAGGTATTGCGATGCATGACGCCGTAGCGCACGAACTCCGCATTTTCCAGACCCGGAATCAGACGGAAGACGCGTTTCTGCTCGCCCCACTTCATGCGTGTCTGGCAACCGACCAGCCCGTACAACGTGCCCTGCAGATTCTCCTGACGCAGCTGCAGCACTGCGTACGGGCGTTTGCCCGTGCGCGGGTCTATCAAGCCCACTGGCTTGAAACGGCTGAAGCGCAGCGCGTCCCTGCCTCGCGCCGCAATCTCTTCAATGGGCAGGCAGCCTTCGAAGTAGCGTGGCTCCTCGAAATCGTGCGGTTGTATGGTCTCCGCCGATAGCAGGGCGTCTACGAAGGCTTCGTACTCCTCGCGCGTCATGGGGCAGTTCAGGTAGGCGGCGTCGCCCTTGCCGTAGCGGGAAGCAACGAAGATACGTTCCATGTTCAACGTCAGGGCGTCCACGATAGGCGCGACTGCATCGTAGAAGTAAAGGCGTTGACTGCCGGTGAGCCTGCTTATCGCCTGTGCCAGAGAGTCAGAGGTAAGCGGACCGGTGGCGATAATCAGCGGACGGTCAGAGGGGATGTCAGTCACCTCTTGCCGTACGATTTCTATCAGCGGATGCGCCTCCAACTTCTCCGTGACCTTCTGGGCGAACAGTTCACGGTCTACCGCCAACGCTTCGCCAGCAGGCACAGCTACTTCTTCGGCGCATTCCAGCACTACCGAGCCAAGCTGCCTCATCTCCCATTTCAGCAAACCTGAGGCAGTAGTAATCAGGTTGGATTTGAAAGAGTTCGAGCAGACCGGCTCGGCGAGGTACGCGGTCTGATGCACCGGCGTCTGGCACACCGGGCGCATCTCGTAAAGGCGAACAGGCACGCCGGCGTTTGCCGCCGCCCATGCCGCCTCCGAACCTGCAAAACCGCCTCCAATGATGGTGAGGTGTGTTTTTGCCACGATTTCAGTATACCCCAGTCTGAAAGACCCCGACTACTATCGGTATTGTAACCGACCTCCTCGCTGTGTCATCATAAAGGATGGTATTCTTTCCTTTCAGGAGCAAGCCAATGAACCACCGGACAATTGCTTTTACTCTGGTGGAGCTGCTCGTTGTCATCGCCATTATCGCTTTGCTGGCGGCGATACTGTTCCCCGTGTTCGCGCAGGTACGGGCGAACGCACGACGTGCTTCCTGCATGAGCCAGCTGCGCCAGATAGGTATGGCAGCGCGCATGTACCTGCAGGACTATGACGCCATACCACCCCGATTGAGCGCACTGTATCCCACTTACCAGCCCTCACTGCAACTGTTCATCTGCCCATCCGACTCGCAGAAGGGACAACATCCGGGCAACCCGCGCCTTGAGGGCAACCTGTACCTGCCGACCGGGGTCAGCTACGACTACATTCCCAACTGGGGCATTGCACATGAGCTGGGCTGGTGGCAACCGTTCCCCAATTACGGCGAGGGCAAATGGGGCGAGCAGACACCGCTGGTAGACTGCAACTGGCACTGGGCGACCTACTTCAAACTGGAAAACCGTCGCGACACCCCGCCGTCGGGCGCTAGAGGGTGGGTGCTGGTATTGCTGCAATCTGGTACGGTGAAAACCGTGCATCTGTCGATCTACCCAGACAGGTTCAGCCCGGATGGAGGTTAGGGAGGGCGCGTCCCTGACCCCCATATCGCCGCAGGGTAGCACTGATCCCTAAACCTGCAGATAAGGTACTGGGACCAACCTCCTTTGTGTTGCTCTACAGGACACCGTCCTTGTCCCCGCGAATAGGTAAGCGGTTAACCATTCGAGACGAGGAGGTTGCAAAAGGTGAAACGCATTCGGGTTGGAGCCATCGGAACGGGGGGCATCTTTCGCGGGGCGCATCTTTCCGCCTATCCTGACCTGCCTTCCTGCCAGCTGGTGGCTCTGTGTGATGTTTCGGAGCAGAGTCTAGCCGCTGCCGAGCGGCGCATGAAGGAGCTGTATGAGCAGAAAGCACAACAGGCGGAGGAACGCGGCGATAAGGAGACTGCCGCACGCCTCAAGCAAGACCTCAAAGAGGTGAAGCGGTATCAGGATGTGCAGACGATGTTGAAAGAGACGCAGCTGGATTTGGTGGACATCTGCACGCAGCCCAACCTGCACGCGCCAATGGCGATTGCCGCGCTGGAGGCGGGGGTGCATGTGATGTGTGAGAAGCCGATGGCGCGCACATGGCTGGAGTGTATGCGTGTGGTGGAAACCGTTCAGCGCACGGGTAGGCTCTACCAGCATAACGAAAACTGGTTGTGGGACCCCTTCTATTACACCGCAAAGAAGCTGATTGACGCCGGGTGGATTGGCGAACCGGTGATGATGTTTCTGGCTACCGCGCACGGCGGACCCGAAGGCAACCCCAACTTCTGGAACGCCGAAACGGGCGGTGGCGGTTCCCTGCTGGATAACGGCATTCATGCTGTCGGCGCGTCGTGGTATCTGTCGGGGATGGAAAAACGTCCGACCATCGTCAAAGCCGCCGAGCCGATAGGCATCACTATCCGCATGCCTCAGCGTATCCTGTCGGGGCAGTTCCAGCAGGTGCAGGTGGAGGACGATGGGCATATCCTCATTCGCTTCGAGCATCCGCAGACAGGCGCATGGAGCACCGCGCACGTGGAAGGCTCGTGGAGCCATCGCGACTCGCCCGATACGGTGATTATCGGCACGATGGGCACTATCCGCTTCACCCACGAGGACGACCGGCGTATTGTGGTGGTAGAGGACGCCACAGGGAGCTGTCGTCGTGTGGAGGCGACCGGACCCACGTGGGAATACTGGCCTTCCTCTTTCTACGGTGAGATACGCAACATGGTGGAATGTGTGCGGAAGGGCGTGCGCTCTATCAGCGACGAACACTTCGGGGCGGAGTGTTCCGCTATTGTGGGCGCAGCGTATCTCTCGCAGAAGCGGGGCAAGCGCGCGGTCACGCTGACGGAGTTCAAACGCTTCGCGAACGACATCTACCGCCGTTATCCTGACTCGGCGGACACGGAGCTCATCAGCCGCCTGCTGCCCTGACGGAAAATTTGCGAAAAAATGCTGTAAAAGAGGGCAAAAACGCCCGTTGTGGTACGAATCTTGCACTATATAGGGGGTGGAAAGCACTGCTGGTTCTACGCTATAGACGCCGCAGCTAAATTACGTGTGAGTTCGTATGCGGTGGTCCCAGGACGCTGTCCCCCCGCGCACCTGGGACCTGTTTTTCTTTCTATCGCTTCGCCAGCACTTCGCGCTCGTAGCGGCGCACCTCTTCCAGCCATGCTGCGCCAGCGGGCACGCCTTGCGCCTCGCAGTAGTAATCCCACACCGCGCTATAGGGCAGGGTCTTCAGCTCTTCCATCAGCGCCAGGCGAGCGGTGCGGTCGCCGGAGGCTTCCAGATCCTTAAGTGTTTGCGTTGGCTCCAGCAGGGCGATCAACAGTGCTTTCAGCATCGCTCGCGTGCCGATTATCCACGCCGCCACCCGGTTGATGCTGGCGTCGAAGTAGTCCAGCCCAATATGCACGCGGTGCAATGCATCTCCGCGCACAATCTCCTCGGCGATGGAGCGGGTTTCGTCGTTGAGTATCACCACGTGGTCGCTATCCCAGCGGATGCCCCGGCTCACGTGCAGGAGTATCTCCGGCAGGAACAGCAGTACCGCCGAGATTTTGTCCGCAATCTGCTCGGTAGGGTGGAAGTGCCCAGTGTCGATGCATATCAGCAATCCGCGCTTCACCGCATAAGGCAGATAGAACTCCCATGACCCCGCGACATACGATTCTGAGCCGATGCCGAACAGTTTGGACTCGACGGCGTCTTTGACGTATTGCCTGTCCAGCGGCTCTTTGTAAATGGCGTCCAGCGATTCTTTCAGCCTCTGGCGCGGCGCCCAGCGGTCGGCGGGAAGGTCTTTCTCGCCATCGGGTATCCACAGGTTGTGGATGCATGGGCTACCCTGCGCTTTGCCCATCGCCTCGGCGATTTTGCGGCAGGCGATGGCGTGCTCTATCCAGAACTGTCGCACCCCGCTATCTGCGCTCGCCAGCGTCCAGCCGTTGCTGGCTAAGGGATGGGCAAAGAACGTGCCGTTGAAATCCAGCGGGATGCCATGCTCTTTCGACCAGTCTATCCAGCTCTGGAAGTGCTTGGGCTGCAGCTGGTTACGCTCCACTTTCTCGGGATAGTCCACATAGAAGGCGTGCAGGTTCAGGCGATGCTTGCCGGGGATAAGGCTGTACGCCTTCAGCAGGTCGGCGCGGAGCTCGTCCGGGGTACGCGCTTTGCCGGGGTAGTTGCCGGTTACCGCCAGTCCGCCACCTAATTCCCCTTCCGGGTTTTCAAAGCCGCCCACATCATCCCCCTGCCAGCAGTGTAGGGAGATGGAAACCGTCTTCATCTGTTCCAGCACCTTATCGGTATCCACACCGTAGGCGGCGTACACCTCTCTCGCGTGTTGATAGTGGTGCTCGATCATCTTGCTGTCCAGCCTGGGCATGGTCATCCTGAGTGCCTCCTTGTGCTTCGTGGTTGTAGAACCACTTTCGAATTGGACCTGCGCAGACCCTTTCCTGCTCGGCTCGCGACCCCCGGGAGGCTGGTCAGTTGGGCAAGACTCTTTGCGGGGAACGTGTCCGTATCGCTGCTAACAGGCGGCTGAGGAAGAGCGCGTCTGCGGCAATCAACAGCAGGTCGAAGGGTAAGCGAAAACGAATACGGGTGAAGAACACTGCCTGGATCAGGGCGTCGAGCAGATAAAGAGCGAACAGATAACGTTCGAGGGAAGACATCGGATGCCTTCTTCGCATGGCAAGCCGCAGTGCCGCTATTGCCAGCAGTGGATAGTATGTGACCAGCATCAACATATCCCGTAGTGTGGACGATTCTGCCTGCGTAGCCAGCCGGTTCCGATAGTGGAAGTGGTGCATCACCTTCTGGGCATACAACGCGAGCGCCTTGCCCTTGTTCTCCATGATAAAGCGTACCGCCTCTCGGCGGTAAAATGCGTCTCGCTGCACTTCGGATAGCCCGCGTGCGCGTTCAGCATAAGCGGAGATATCGGTGTTGACGCCGGACTCTGCGGTAGCCTTCGGTGAGTTGCCCAGCAAGAGGTTAATGCCCGAGTTAGTGGAGAAGGGGATGAATGCGTGGAAGGTAAGATAGTTTCGTACTGCCCATACCCCGATACACGCACCGGTGGTCAGAATCATCGTGGTCAGTACGGCACACCCGGCAGGACGTTTATAGAAAAGCAGAACCGTTATCACCAGCACGAACAGAAAGGTCGGAACGGTCAGGGCCAGCCAGCCCATGACCACGCCTGCCAGCATCGCGCGAGGCAGATTCGGGGTCACAAAAAGCAGATACACAAACGCTACAAGCAGGAATCCGGCGAGGGTTTGCGGATATAGAGTGCCCGCCGTGTAGAACAGCACGGGGTAGAAACAGACCAGCAGGGCAGCGATCGCTCCAGCCCGCTCGCTGTGCTCGTGGCGCAGCAGGGCAAACAGCAGCAGTACGGTGGCTGCCAGCAAGACGTAGTTGGTCACGCGGGCGGATCGAACGCCTCCGCCAAACCACCGTACCATCGCCAGCCATAACGGATAGCCCGGTGGACGATAAGCAGTCGGCTTGGAACCGTTCAGGGAATACATTCCCTTCTCCGTAATGCAGGTTGCGATGGCCCAGTAATCGCGCTCGTCGGAAAAGCGCAAGGAGCTGCCCAGGCGCGTCGAGTACACCGAGCCTGCAACGATGAAGAGTACCGCAATCAGGCTGGTAAGGCGAAGAGCGTACTTGTCCATCAACAGGATGGGGAATACACGCAACATCCTGCCTCCTTCTGGTACTATTCGTTAACCTGCGATACGATACGGTAGATGTGTAATAGCTGCTGCCAGTAATGATGAATGTCCAGATGCTCCACACTGGCACGGGCATTGGCGCCCATTTGCAGGCGCAGGCGCTCGTCCTCGATAAGCCGCTGTATTGCGCTGGATAGCGCAGGGATGTCCGTCGGTGGCACAAGTAATCCATTCACTCCATCGTGCACGAACTCTGGTATTCCGCCCACCGGCGTCGTGATGACCGGCAACCCCCAGCTCATGGCTTCCAGAATGCTCATCGGTAACCCCTCGCGCAAGGAGGGTAGCACAAGCACGTCTCCCTCTGCCAGAAGTGTCTCTCGTCTATCTGGCTCCACCCAACCCAAGACTGCCACCTGAGGCAAGTTCAGCTCGTTCGCTTGCTGTCTGGCTACCTCAACCGCACCATGACCAGCCAGTATAAAGCGAGCACGCTGGCGCACCGTTGCGGGCAACAACGAAACTGCCTCTATGAGGCGGTGTGCCCCTTTGTTTTCATCGATCTTTCCTAGAAAAATGAAGGTGACCACCTCTCTACCCGAGCGGTCTGGCAACACTGCGGGCAATTTTACCGGGTTAGGAAGTACCTCAATCTGTGCCTCCGCAACGCCAAGTGCCTCCCGATAGTATCGCTTCCACTGTTCCGATAGCACAATCAGACGCGACGCACTCCGTGCAGTGTGCGCTATCCACTGCTTGCGCCACTCGCTTTGCGAGTGGTAGAAATCGGGGAAGGCGCCGCTGTGGGCGTGTAGCAACGTCGGAAGACGAAACAGGCGTGCTATACGCGCCAGAAAGAACTTGCGCCACACACTGCCCCCTTTGGCGAAGTGCAGGTGAACGAGATCTGCCCTTCGCACGACGCCCAGGAACAACAGGCGCAGCAGAGCGATTGCAAAAAAGGCGAACCGCCTGAGAGCAAACCCCTCACTCCATGTGGGAACGTGTTGTATCTGGACGTCATCGGGAGCGGAGTGCAGCAACAGGTACAGGAACGACGACATCCCCCCGCGAAGTTCCGAGGTGGGAGCAAACATCGCTACCCGTATTCTCTCCGTGCGTGCGCGTGTGGTCACGGGGGTATTATCGCATATCCGGTCCGATAGCGCAAGCCTGTTCCACCCCTCCGAACATTCTCCTATCTTGGTAGCAAGACAGGTTCAGGAGCCCGCACAGACATCCCCTGGTCTCAGAATCTGCAAAGCCCGATGCACCAGACGGGGCAGCGCCTCCTGTACCGGCGATGAGAAGCCGATGTGGAACTCGTAGGGGTTCAGCACCTCCATAGCGAGGATGCGGATGTCTTTGGGGAACGCCAGATTCAAACGGCGAGCCATCTCCAGCACTTCAGGCAAGCCGGCGTAGTGAGGCGAGGGCGCTATCACCCGACGGAATTGCTCTGGTGAGAACTCCAGTATCGTACCCGGCGGATAGCGCCCTGTCACAACCGAGTCTATCAACAGCGCCCGCTCGTACCCCTCCAGCAGTTCCAGCAGAGCGAGCCCCGCTTCCCCACTCTCCACCACGTCTACCGAACCGTCTACCTGCTCGGCAATCTGGCGTGCTGCCTCCAGCCCTACACTGTCGTCACCGAGCAGGTCGTTGCCGAGTGCCAGCACCAGCGTGCGCGCTTTGCGTGTCATCATCGCCTCTGCTGGTGGATAACCTCCCCGCGAGGGTTGTAGACGGTCAACACCAGCGGCATCTGCCCGGGCAGGGAGTGCGTCGCGCAGGCGTGGCAGGGGTCATACGCCCGGAACGCCATCTCCACTTTGTTCAACAACCCTTCGGACACCTCGCCGGCGCGTATCAGCCCCTTCGCCGCCTTCTCCACGCTCATCGCCATGCGCGCGGAGTTGTTCTGCGTAGCGACGATGAGGTTCACCCGACGCAGGATGCCTTTCTCATCGGTCTCGTAGTGGTGGAACAGCGTGCCGCGAGGCGCTTCCACTACCCCTACGCCTACCGTTGGGGTAGCGGTGGGTATCACGCGCAGGTTCTGGCTGGTGATTTCAGGGTCATTGATGATCTCGTTGATGCGCTCGGCGGCGTACACCATTTCGATCACACGCGCCCAGTGATTCGCCAGCGTGTGGTGCACGGGCTTGTGCCCGAAGGTGTTGAAGAACTCCTCGTATGCCTTCTGCGCCTCGGGCGTCGCCATGCCGTCGGAGGCGTTCAAGCGTGCCAACGGCGCCACCGAATAGATACCGCTCTCCACACCGTCGGTAAACCCCTTCCAGCCAACGCCTCTCAGGTAGCAGAACTTGACGTAGCTCCAGGGCTCTACATGCTCGGCGATGTAATCCAGATACGCCTGCGCGGCGAACTTGGCGTACTCTTTGCCTTCCGGCGAGACCACCCGTATCTTGCCGTCATAGAAGTTCACGCGGTTCTGCTCGTCTACCAGTCCCATGTAGTAGGTGCGGTGCGTATAGGTGTCGGACGTAATCAGATCCATGTAGGCGGGGTTCTTCAGTACCACATCCTTGAACACCTGCAGCGTGAACAGCGCGAACTCCAACCCGTCTTTGGCAAGCTGCTGGAACTGGGGCAGGTCTTCGGGGGCAATACCCTTCGCCACGCCGCCGGGTAATCCCAGCACGGGATGCACCACTTTGCCGCCCAGATAGGCGATGAACTCGCGCAGACGCCGACGGGTGGAGATAACTCGCTTGCCGATGTCTATGCCCACTGTCTGGATAACGCCCAGCACGTTACGCATCTCGGGCGGCGCATCGGGACCGACGATGAAGTCGGGACCGCCAAGCACGTACACGTGCAGAGCGTGGTCTTCCAGCATGAAGACGTTGTACACCAGTTCGCGTAGTTTCTTCGCGGGCGAAGGCGGCTCCACATGGTACAGGTCATCCAGCGCTTTGGTGGACGCCATGTGGTGCGCTGTGGGGCATACCCCGCAGATACGGCTGGTAATCTGGGGCATATCCTCTGCCGGTCGCCCGAGGGAGAATACCTCGAATCCACGCAGCTCGGGTACCTGGAAGTAGGCGCGTTCTACCTCGCCCTGCTCGTTGAGGAAGATATCTATCTTGCCGTGTCCTTCCAGACGGGTAATGGGGTCTACCGTAATGCGCCGACGCTGAGCGGTGTACGCCTCGTTCGCGCGGGTCTGCGCTTCGTTCCAAACGGTCTGAATACTCTCGTCCATCCTGCATCCCTCCTCAACGAGTCACTTTCGCACGCAGCAGCGATTTCGCCAGCGAGTAGCGATAGAAGGTTCCCACCGGGTCGGGGATGCCTCCCAGTATTTTCTCGATCTCCTCCGGTTCGCGGGCGTCGACAGAAGACGCCAGCGCAGAGAGTATTTTCGCACCCTGATCGCGCACGCGCGAGGTAGGTCCGAAGCAGCCGGTGCAGGGCATGTTGCCCTTGATGCACTGTGCCTCGCACCCCGACCGGGTGGCGGGCCCCATGCAGATGATACCCTGCGCCAGGAAGCACTTTTCAGGGTCTATCTGCGTCCAGTGCGGGCGTTTGAACTCGGTAATCTTCAGGTCGGCTGGTTTGCTCTCCTTGCGTGGGCAACTATCGCACTGGGCGGT encodes:
- the xerD gene encoding tyrosine recombinase XerC, with the translated sequence MESADNLYTWIDAFAADLRHRRRASENTLRGYSRDIVQFAEFLEREYPHTRWQDVQPATVRAFLAELHRLAMSARSIERKIAALRAFFKYLQYRGIVSSNPAQAVHAPRHEQQLPKVLTPQEVDHLLTTPAGDDPLSVRDRAILELLYATGMRVGELTSLRLQDIDWSQNAIQVLGKGNKARIVLFGRAAQEALSEYLNHARPQLLARAQVRDEGWLFLNGRGTRLTDRSVRRVVDRYAPQLNSGFKPTPHSLRHSFATHLLDSGADLRTVQELLGHANLTTTQIYTHVSRERLKEVYRKAHPRAGHQDGE
- the trmFO gene encoding methylenetetrahydrofolate--tRNA-(uracil-5-)-methyltransferase TrmFO, whose protein sequence is MAKTHLTIIGGGFAGSEAAWAAANAGVPVRLYEMRPVCQTPVHQTAYLAEPVCSNSFKSNLITTASGLLKWEMRQLGSVVLECAEEVAVPAGEALAVDRELFAQKVTEKLEAHPLIEIVRQEVTDIPSDRPLIIATGPLTSDSLAQAISRLTGSQRLYFYDAVAPIVDALTLNMERIFVASRYGKGDAAYLNCPMTREEYEAFVDALLSAETIQPHDFEEPRYFEGCLPIEEIAARGRDALRFSRFKPVGLIDPRTGKRPYAVLQLRQENLQGTLYGLVGCQTRMKWGEQKRVFRLIPGLENAEFVRYGVMHRNTYIHSPTLLEPTLQLRSDAGIFFAGQITGVEGYIESAMCGIVAGMNAARVVQGMPLVVLPPDTMMGALLDYISHYAGKDFQPMNANFGLLPEPEPPVRDRQARIAAKVERAQRSLREFLDGVCR
- a CDS encoding 1-carboxy-3-chloro-3,4-dihydroxycyclo hexa-1,5-diene dehydrogenase, translated to MKRIRVGAIGTGGIFRGAHLSAYPDLPSCQLVALCDVSEQSLAAAERRMKELYEQKAQQAEERGDKETAARLKQDLKEVKRYQDVQTMLKETQLDLVDICTQPNLHAPMAIAALEAGVHVMCEKPMARTWLECMRVVETVQRTGRLYQHNENWLWDPFYYTAKKLIDAGWIGEPVMMFLATAHGGPEGNPNFWNAETGGGGSLLDNGIHAVGASWYLSGMEKRPTIVKAAEPIGITIRMPQRILSGQFQQVQVEDDGHILIRFEHPQTGAWSTAHVEGSWSHRDSPDTVIIGTMGTIRFTHEDDRRIVVVEDATGSCRRVEATGPTWEYWPSSFYGEIRNMVECVRKGVRSISDEHFGAECSAIVGAAYLSQKRGKRAVTLTEFKRFANDIYRRYPDSADTELISRLLP
- the rhaA gene encoding L-rhamnose isomerase is translated as MTMPRLDSKMIEHHYQHAREVYAAYGVDTDKVLEQMKTVSISLHCWQGDDVGGFENPEGELGGGLAVTGNYPGKARTPDELRADLLKAYSLIPGKHRLNLHAFYVDYPEKVERNQLQPKHFQSWIDWSKEHGIPLDFNGTFFAHPLASNGWTLASADSGVRQFWIEHAIACRKIAEAMGKAQGSPCIHNLWIPDGEKDLPADRWAPRQRLKESLDAIYKEPLDRQYVKDAVESKLFGIGSESYVAGSWEFYLPYAVKRGLLICIDTGHFHPTEQIADKISAVLLFLPEILLHVSRGIRWDSDHVVILNDETRSIAEEIVRGDALHRVHIGLDYFDASINRVAAWIIGTRAMLKALLIALLEPTQTLKDLEASGDRTARLALMEELKTLPYSAVWDYYCEAQGVPAGAAWLEEVRRYEREVLAKR
- a CDS encoding glycosyl transferase, yielding MFAPTSELRGGMSSFLYLLLHSAPDDVQIQHVPTWSEGFALRRFAFFAIALLRLLFLGVVRRADLVHLHFAKGGSVWRKFFLARIARLFRLPTLLHAHSGAFPDFYHSQSEWRKQWIAHTARSASRLIVLSEQWKRYYREALGVAEAQIEVLPNPVKLPAVLPDRSGREVVTFIFLGKIDENKGAHRLIEAVSLLPATVRQRARFILAGHGAVEVARQQANELNLPQVAVLGWVEPDRRETLLAEGDVLVLPSLREGLPMSILEAMSWGLPVITTPVGGIPEFVHDGVNGLLVPPTDIPALSSAIQRLIEDERLRLQMGANARASVEHLDIHHYWQQLLHIYRIVSQVNE
- a CDS encoding protein frxA, which gives rise to MTRKARTLVLALGNDLLGDDSVGLEAARQIAEQVDGSVDVVESGEAGLALLELLEGYERALLIDSVVTGRYPPGTILEFSPEQFRRVIAPSPHYAGLPEVLEMARRLNLAFPKDIRILAMEVLNPYEFHIGFSSPVQEALPRLVHRALQILRPGDVCAGS
- a CDS encoding F420-non-reducing hydrogenase subunit A, selenocysteine-containing, with product MDESIQTVWNEAQTRANEAYTAQRRRITVDPITRLEGHGKIDIFLNEQGEVERAYFQVPELRGFEVFSLGRPAEDMPQITSRICGVCPTAHHMASTKALDDLYHVEPPSPAKKLRELVYNVFMLEDHALHVYVLGGPDFIVGPDAPPEMRNVLGVIQTVGIDIGKRVISTRRRLREFIAYLGGKVVHPVLGLPGGVAKGIAPEDLPQFQQLAKDGLEFALFTLQVFKDVVLKNPAYMDLITSDTYTHRTYYMGLVDEQNRVNFYDGKIRVVSPEGKEYAKFAAQAYLDYIAEHVEPWSYVKFCYLRGVGWKGFTDGVESGIYSVAPLARLNASDGMATPEAQKAYEEFFNTFGHKPVHHTLANHWARVIEMVYAAERINEIINDPEITSQNLRVIPTATPTVGVGVVEAPRGTLFHHYETDEKGILRRVNLIVATQNNSARMAMSVEKAAKGLIRAGEVSEGLLNKVEMAFRAYDPCHACATHSLPGQMPLVLTVYNPRGEVIHQQRR